From a single Larus michahellis chromosome 18, bLarMic1.1, whole genome shotgun sequence genomic region:
- the SOST gene encoding sclerostin, translating to MQISWAVCSLCVLVQIAFRSVEGWQMFKNDATEIIPEITENTETPVEQTFSNNNTMNQAKHGGRHIQQTPDLNDVSDFSCREMRTTRYVTEGPCRSIKPVKELVCSGQCVPSHLLPNSIGRGKWWRQNAPDYRCIPAHTRTQRIQMACPEEETRTYKFRAVTSCKCKRYTRYHNQSELKDFGKETVRPQKNKKPRLSRARSSKSNQHELENAY from the exons ATGCAGATCTCCTGGGCTGTGTGCTCTCTCTGTGTCTTAGTACAAATTGCATTTCGATCCGTGGAAGGGtggcaaatgtttaaaaatgatgCTACAGAAATCATTCCCGAGATCACTGAAAATACCGAAACTCCGGTGGAGCAGACTTTCAGCAACAACAACACAATGAACCAGGCAAAGCACGGAGGAAGACACATACAACAAACTCCAGACCTTAATG ATGTTTCTGACTTCAGCTGCAGAGAAATGCGAACCACCCGCTATGTCACGGAGGGCCCTTGCCGCAGCATCAAGCCTGTCAAGGAACTGGTCTGCTCTGGTCAGTGCGTGCCCTCACACCTCCTTCCCAACTCCATCGGCAGGGGGAAGTGGTGGCGTCAGAACGCCCCGGACTACCGCTGCATCCCGGCTCACACTCGCACCCAGCGCATCCAGATGGCTTGTCCCGAGGAAGAGACTCGGACTTACAAATTCCGAGCTGTCACGTCCTGCAAATGCAAGCGCTACACTCGCTATCACAACCAGTCGGAGCTGAAGGACTTCGGCAAGGAAACCGTCAGGCCTCAGAAGAACAAGAAGCCTCGTCTCTccagagccaggagcagcaaATCTAACCAGCACGAGTTAGAAAATGCTTATTAG
- the DUSP3 gene encoding dual specificity protein phosphatase 3: protein MSDYRISVEELNDLLANGSGCYSLPSAHSNEVVPRIHVGNAFMAKNITKLQRLGITHVLNAAEGKSFMHVNTNAEFYEGTGIRYHGIKANDTQEFNLSRYFEEAADFIEKALSQKDGQVFVHCREGYSRSPTLVIAYLMLRQNMDVKSALSTVRQKREIGPNDGFLRQLCQLNEQLVKEGKVKP from the exons ATGTCCGATTACCGGATCTCGGTGGAGGAGCTGAACGACCTCCTGGCTAACGGCAGCGGCTGCTACAGCCTGCCCAGCGCGCACAGCAACGAGGTGGTGCCGCGCATCCACGTGGGGAACGC GTTCATGGCCAAGAATATTACGAAGCTGCAGCGTCTGGGGATAACCCACGTTCTGAATGCGGCCGAGGGGAAGTCGTTCATGCACGTGAACACTAATGCCGAGTTCTATGAAGGCACAGGCATCAGATACCACGGCATTAAAGCTAACGATACACAAGAATTTAACCTCAGTCGCTATTTTGAGGAAGCAGCTGATTTTATCGAGAAAGCACTTTCGCAGAAGGATG GACAAGTGTTTGTGCATTGCCGTGAGGGCTACAGCCGCTCTCCTACGCTGGTCATCGCCTACCTCATGCTTCGCCAGAACATGGATGTCAAGTCTGCGTTGAGCACTGTCCGGCAGAAGCGAGAGATTGGCCCCAACGATGGCTTCCTCAGGCAGCTTTGCCAGCTCAATGAGCAGTTAGTGAAGGAGGGCAAAGTGAAGCCCTAG